The following nucleotide sequence is from Halogeometricum borinquense DSM 11551.
CGAAGGGAAGCGATGTCGCTTCTGCCTTCCGATTTCCGGTGTGTAAGACGCTCGCACGAGGCGTGCGCGCCGTCTTACCGGGGGAATGCACAAATGGAGCGTGTGACACTACGAATTCCGAAGCAGCAGATCGAAGAAGTCGAACGCATGGTCGAAACCGGGGAATTCCCGAACCGGTCCGAAGCGATTCGGTCCGCCGTGCGTGAGATGCTGAACGAGCAACAGGTCGAAGGGCGCGAGTCCTCCACCAAGCGCGGCTGGGCCAAGGTGTAAGACGATGCAGGATATCGTCAGAGAAGCCATGGAGCGTGACGAGGCCGAAAAGCGCGATGCAGAAGCCAAATCCGACGACGAGGAGTTCGGGAATCCCCGAATCGTCATCGTCGGGTGTGGTGGTGCAGGAAACAACACCGTCAACCGCCTCTACAACATCGGCGTTGACGGTGCTGAGACGGTGGCCATCAACACCGACAAACAGCACCTGAAAATGATCGAAGCCGACACGAAGATTCTCGTCGGCAAATCTCTCACGCAGGGTCTCGGTGCTGGTGGCGATCCCTCGATGGGCGAGCGCGCGACCGAGATGGCACAGGGAACTGTCAAAGAAGTTCTCGGCAACGCCGACCTCGTGTTCGTCACAGCCGGTATGGGTGGCGGTACCGGGACCGGTGCGGCACCCGTCGTCTCGAAGATTGCCAAAGAGCAAGGCGCAATCGTCGTCGGCATGGTCTCGACTCCGTTCAACGTCGAGCGTGCGCGGACGGTGAAAGCCGAGGAAGGTCTGGAGAAACTCCGCAACGAAGC
It contains:
- a CDS encoding ribbon-helix-helix domain-containing protein: MERVTLRIPKQQIEEVERMVETGEFPNRSEAIRSAVREMLNEQQVEGRESSTKRGWAKV